Within the Silurus meridionalis isolate SWU-2019-XX chromosome 2, ASM1480568v1, whole genome shotgun sequence genome, the region aatagtttcaAGGTTTCCCTCTGCCTTGTCAGCCCTTtcctcattatatatatatttatctatttatcaccCCCGAATTTCACCActacaaaaatttaaaaaaagcagctGGCGgatttaaagttgtttttttttttaaaaaaggaagaaaactgGACGAGTttctggagaaagaaaaagaaaaaaaaaaaactaaaaataataaaaaatgcccAGTGTCGAGTTTAAAAGGTTCTCGGTAAGTGTGAAGTGAAGGAGTGTAATGGAGCAGTGACGTGGTACTAAAAACAGTGGTAACAGATCGGCCGTCTTCACGTCTGGGCGTCTCGGTACGAGACGGGACGCCTGTAAACATCATCCACCATGGAGTAAAATacctacatataaaaataaagatggcATTTTCAGAACGTGGCTTCGTTACTGGAGATGACGTCGGAATAGGAGACGTTTTCTGTGGGCTGTATGTACAACGTTAAACCCCTGGTGCAGGAGAAAGGTCAGCGAGAGTTCATCCTGTGCGTGCGGCGCCCCCCGGAGGCAGGATTCACACAGCCACGATGTTGTTCATTTCCCATTTCTGGGTGCTCTTGCTGTTTTCGCAGTCGGAGATGAAGACTGTGTGCAGAACGTCTGAGCGGTCTAAGCATCTTcctgtgggggtgtgtgtgaacCGGTGCAGatcctaaaaaataaaaaaataaacattaaggaTGAAATACGTTTCTGCAAAGTGTCCTGGATGAAGGAGTTCAATATGAAGCACAAGTTCAATTTTAAATCATAAACATCTAAAGATTTTCCTCAAGAAACCAAACAGAATAAACTCATCAAAAACATGATGCTTTTACATCTGGGCCTTTtcctcttaaaaaaaacaaaaaaacaaaaacaaaaacaaacaaaaaacaaaaacaaaaacaaaacaaaacaaaacaaaacaaaacaaacaaacaaacaaccatccatccatccatccatccatcattctttctttctttctctttcattctttcattcttgactttctttcattcttgactttctttctttcattctttcttgattttctttcttgattttctttctttcttccttccttgaCTTTTCTTCCgttctttcttccttccctgactttacttccttccttccttccctgactttacttccttccttccttccttgacttttcttccttccttccttccttccttgacctttcttccttcctggcttccttccatccttccttccttccttccttccttccttccttccttccttcctgacTTTACTTTCTTCCTTgacttttcttccttccttccttccttccttcctaccttccttccttcctgcctTCCTTTCGtcccttttcttccttccttccttccttccttcctcccttttcttccttccttccttccttccttccttccttccttccttccttccttccttccttccttcccttttctttcttccttccttccttccttcttccttccttccatttttctgccttactttttctttccttcattctctttcttccttcccactttccttctttcttctccatccttcttttttccttaatctttccttccttctttctgtcatttcttctttccttctgaTAAAACAAGATTTTGATTAAATTAGTGATTTGGATGCACCTTTAAAACAGTACCCCCCCTCCGTGtcttattctctttctttccttttttctctttctttccctctttctcttactTTCTAATTTTACTTTCaaccacttcctggtttggaGCTACAGGCGTTTGTCACGAAACGTCagtcaggaaaaaaataaaataaaataaataaaatcctggACATGACTCAGAATCCCGATTCTTGGACTCACCTTGAAGTACTTCCACTCGGTGTATTCCCTCAGGTTGCAGTGTGTGACGATGACGGAGTTGTCCGAGCCCTTTGTCAGGCACTGGTCATACTGCATCAGCTGATTGGCTTCGTTTATTCGGAACAGCTGCGACACGAAGAGCAGCAGAAGATTCATTTAGGAACGAGTCACTCGGGGGCGTGCGGTTACGCGGAAACGATCGGCGTTCGATCGATATCACTACGCATTATAATCAATGATTtactatattaatattatagtcGATTATTTCACTATAACAGAGGTTTCACTTTCACCgccaaataaataattacatacatAAAAGAATATACTACACTATGTATTTAGAGCTCCTGTTTTCACTTAtgctatagcagctataaacagtctttccatcaacagtttaaaaaaacagtacactttattttaaaatatggagAAATCTGAACTAGTTTTAATTGAAATGCTTCTGCTGCTCAGACATAACATGACAacctgcctgatattgtgttggtccccttatGCTGCTAAAACAGacgtgacccatcgagcattaacagcatgaagttcttcagcagtttgatctacaggagctcgtctattggatcggaccacacggaccagccttcgctccgcacgtgcatcaatgaccgcacgtgaccctgtcgccggttcaccactgatccttctttaaagcacttttaatagatactgagcactgcagaccaggaacatcccacaagagctgcagttttggagacgctctgacccagacgtctagacgtcacaatttgtcaaactcgctcaaatccttacgcccatttttcctgcttttaacacgtcaattttgaggaaaaagtcttcacttgctgcctaataaatatctccacccactaacaggagccatgatgagGAGATCACCAGTGTTTTCACTTCCActcaatgttataatgtcataatgtaatgTCTGGTTGGTGTATATAATATTCATCGTTCACATAAAAGACACAATGTGAATAAATTCCAGATTCATCTTAAAACACGAATGCAGCCACTTCTCACCTGATTCCCCCCCATCCTGTGGCACGGTCCGATCTCCACGTTCCCCCCGTTGGTGTGTCCCATGCTGTCAATGCAGTAATTTGTTTCATATCCACGGATCTGAAATCAGAGACGCCTTCACTTTATATGAACTCGGCTCCGCCCACTTATATCGTACTCTATATAACGTGCTGCGTATGAACTTCCTGTAGTGCACCGATGCTGAGCCACGCACCTCGCCCCACTCCACGTTTTTCGGAGGCAGTGGGTAGTGGACGGGGATGTCGTAAGCCACCTCCTCCATGAACCACTTGAAGCTCTTGCAGCGATGCTCTTCCCTGAACTTCTTCAGAGGGCCGATGTCTCCGTAAGCCAGGGTGAGCGTCTCGGGGCGGCTGGCGTAAAAATAATCTTTGTACTCGTCCcaccacacctccaccacccGCACGTAATTCTGTACAAGCGAACGAAAACAAACCAGACCAACAAGGCTCCAGTTAATATAAAAGAGGTTCGTGGTTTGTTCaaaaacattctatacaattgtgtgcttccaagttTGTGCTACAAGTCTGCAGAAAAACCACATGTGGCTCAAAAAgccaggtgttccaatacttctGTATTccaatcaaaaaaataaataaatggtaacATAAAACAAACCTTAAGTGTGGGGGAGGAGCCGACATGAGCAGGGGGCGGGTTTCCGGCCCACCCCTGCAGACGGTAGATGTGTCCTACACGAGAGCAGGGAGTGAACAGTAGCTGCCCTCCGCACTGCCagatctgaacacacacacacacacacacacacacctaaatgtACAGTTCATTCAGATATCATTATATGAGCTCCAGACTAATTATAAGACTTCTTTACCTTGTACGATATCTCAAAGTTCTCTCCACCCCAGATCTGAAGACCAGGATCATAGAGGCCCAACTCGAAGAAGAAATCTCGTTCTATAGCAAACAGCCCACCGGCCATCGCAGgagacctcacacacacacacacacacacacagtaaacctCATGCACTATGTAAAATCCCCTCACACTGGTGTCCCATGAGACATGCTCCTTAAAGTAACTGTACTAATCTATTCAGTTTTTCATAACCTGTTTCAGTTCCATTCTCGATCATATCTAAGACACTCAGGTGTGAACATTTTAGACCCAATGTTTTACAAGCACGCCACTGctgctgccacacacacacacacacacacacacacacacacacacacacacacacacacacaaacagcaagcCTTTACATTTCCAGAAAGTTTAAACACAATAATGGTGCTTTAATTTTAGTCAGGGCCAATAAAGTGCTTTAGTGTGCCTCATATgaagaggtggaaagagtaagaaaatattctactcaagtagAACCACTGTTACTTCACTTAAGTACAAATAAAGTTACtggtctaaaaatctactcaagtaaaaagtCTTTAGTTTTTCCCTTAACAGCAGGGGGTGGGAGGGGGGATTCTAGTGTAGTCCAGAAAGGACAAGGAGATATAAATCTCGACCGATTTTCTAATTGATGGCACACCATTAAAAATttaaggcaaaaaataaataaataaataaataaataaaatcacactgacttgagtctaatgtgaACGATGCACTTTTGCAGCAGAACAAAAAGCAATTCTCCTGTTATAACGTCATCTTTGATGACGAGTGCATTAGTTTTTCCGGGGCGCATTTCCACCctttgaattacatttatttatttatatatatttcctcaGTTACGGATACGATTTAAAATGTGgttaagtacaatacttcaaactAAACATACTTATACAGTTTTTCTCGGTTGCTTcggagcatttctcagatcagttAATCACAGTACAAACACTGGATTTCTaacaaaagcctgaacttttctcaaaatcctcagttcatctcttaAAAGTGAGCGTGTGAAAGTACGAGTCTTTTCGTTATTGTTTTACAAAcaatcgtcaaaatgtttagtcgtgtcGTCAGTAAGATGCTGTGCAGTTTCAGTATTGATATAAACTTCGGTTTGGTACAACgactgaatttcttctgtatggcatctataaatttcagcagcacaaatgtattttatttgatcgtatatttgatttatattgattgtaagagaccggacaggattcacactttctactgtactgtattagtgtacgttcgtttcttggttgtttgtccattttcagaaattgtaattctgtctTTTGTCCGTCGCCAATTGAAGGTTCGCGAAATTCACCTTTGACCCGGTTTTAGAGAACCGGTCGATCATTGGTTAATCCGATACATTCACTCGTCTTCGTTAGTGACGTTTAagatctgcacaattcatcaatttgggttacttttacaaaaaaaaaaaacaaaaaaaaaaatttaatttatatatttgagcTCGACACATTCCGACAACCGGTTTGACCATTTTTTCATTCAATCACttatgttttgggggttaaaccTATTCAGGTGAAAGCGGtacaatatattttgatcagcaTGAACATAAACGACTGATAATGTAATGATAACAGCAGACACTTGAACACACTCGATTAAAGGTTTATACCAAAGCGTTCGCGATTTGATCGAAGCAGCGAGAGATGATTTCTATGATGTGCACGGTTTTACGAGATGAcgtttctgatctgagaaacgctccgaagcaactgagaaaaactgcaaGTATAAGTAAaattacacgttttttttttaaaagttcatTTGTTCGATTGCAGTAACGTGAGAaaattactttccacctctggtcaTATGTATCCGTACTAAAACAGCAGTAGTggaaatgatattaataatgagGTTATAGAACACAGGAGCTTGTACGTTAATATTTAATCGGACGGCACAGTAAACACCGGTAAACACCATGAATTGTGTGCCGTGTCATTACATGGTGTAAAACAGGCTTTGTAAGATATCTCGGGTGAGACCAGACACTGCTAGGTCCTTGAAGATGTGAGGGAAAGATAAAAGAAACGTCTGTAATATAACACGGTGCACACAGTCCGTTCGTGAATCAGCTGCTCTTTTGGACGTTTAGGTTTATGGAAATTTGTATTTGCCATTCAAAATATCAGGTCAGTCTGCTCCACCCACACCTGAGTTAATGTGTGTCTAGACAGCTACGATAGCATGGGGCTGGGTTTGTTTCACAATGGAGTTCCAGGGAGCCGCAGAGTGAGAGAGGTCCTTTTCATTAGGCGTATCTTCCGAACAATACGTAATACATACCTTGTTGAAACGAGAAACCAATTGCTGAACATTTATCATATATAACGATCCAAATTGAGCCTTACAATGAACGCAAAACAAACAGACGTCATTTTCACTAATGTCTTACTGTCCGGAAAATACTTTTTCATCAATCTTTATTTTGAAGTGATTCGAGATTTATGAATACATGCGATGAGAGCAAAGCAATTAAAGCAACTAATTAGCATACATTTGAATTATTTGCATTAGAACACTAATTGGTATAAATTGCATTGCAGACCAGCAGTGATGTACTGGATTATTCAGAGCGtgtcaaaagtgtggaaacacctgtgtcttttatgtttttaattttattttatttttatagatgttccttttgtttctatgcaaccaAATAGATAGAaggtaaaaacacacaagattTGAACaatgaatgagtggaagaaggttctgtggagtccaaaatGTGACATTTGTATCTCTAACAGAAAAACCTGtgtaagacggagaacaggagagaagatcagactactttttttttaagaaacacttttgACAGGCGCTGTAGCGGTTAAgcttgttaaaataaaaaaaaattaaaaaaaaaaaaaaaaaagctcagccGATCTTGGAAGATCGAGTTTGAAAGCACAATGCACATGCCCACCCACCACCAATCTGATAATCAATACATATCACCAATTTCTTTGAAATTAAGTTGTAAATTACCGATAAGGCTCAGTTTTAGTTAATCTCATGTCCTTCTCTCGGCTACCGAGCGGCACTCGCTTCCACAGCATGCTCCAGTCCCATGCTCCTCTGGCAAAGCCATCCTCGTCCCCCCCGCCCTGGGCCTCGATGGAGTAGGTCTGACCATTAATGGAGTCAATGAGTGGCACCGTGCACACCGTTCTAACAGCAGCGATGGAAGATgaagggaaagagggagaggacAACCCATGCAAACATAACCCACACACATTCACGCATTCGCACACAATCGCAGCCACAGAGATGGAAAAagggtggggaaaaaaacacacacgacACACAACAGAAGAGAGACAGGGGGTGGGGGAGGGTTTAATGACCATGCTGCACAGCAAACTCGTTTACCGATAAGGCTCGGTCTTttgctttctcttcttcttctccctgcTGTTGAGCGGAACTCTTTTCCACAGCAGGCTCCAGTCCCAGGCTCCTCGCGCCAGGCCGTCCTCATCCCCTCCCTGCTGAGGCTCTATCGTATAATCATTGCCATCTACGTAATCTATCAGAGGCACCGTGCAGACCGTTCTGCAAAAGGTCAACACAGCGCCCGTGTTATCCTGCGTGCGGGACAGGAAGTACAGTCGGAAGCATTATCTAACCCGTTTCAGGCATGGTCTTAAAAGCTATCATAGCCGAGTGAGGATTCAGACCTCGGCTGTGCGTCCGCGAGAAATCCTGCGTTTCATTCAAATAGAGACATCTAGTTAATGTCAAAACACATGGAGGTAAATATATTCAAACAGTAGCACAGGCCTGGGTAACTGCACCAGGgcaaagaatttaaaataaCGTCAGTGTAGTCTAGGGGTATAACGGTACACGTGTTCGTACCGAATTTATTCAGTACAGCGCTTTCAGTTCGGGACAcgtgtgtaccgaatgcaatcctttttacgtgtggaacatagttaaaatctgagttcctaTGGGAACGTATTAAGTGATGGACCGCATGTTTACACCTGGAATTTTCACtgttacagtaaaaccctgttgaaagagcaacctatagtatgagcaaacggagatacgagcgaccttaCTCGtaaaatttcgaaggcacgtgcaaacccacgctgccggttcacGTTTTTCCGCAGAGGGAAAACaatcgcttagttgatgacgtatcgcTCGGttgctctcgttgttcagtgcagcaaaaacttaactttttttagttttatatttttatttcactagaaatcttaaaaatgtctcccaagaaaatcagtgatggtgctgtgaaaatgaaagtaaatagaattaccatggaaaccgaggaggttacgagcgtggtgtgcgtctcacactcgcaattaaccactaccacatgagtaagtgttaaattatgtttatattacggtcatttgtggtgtatttgtttgttaaaaataggctacaaatactttttaagtgcaaaaataagcgatcgaatgagatctcggaacggattaaatcacttttacattcattcctatggggaaaatcagttcgaacgtacgagcaaatggacctacgagcaattttcaagaacgaattatgctcgtacaacggggttttactgtattattattaaacttgagaACATACATATCAAtgccaggggaaaaaaagagagtaaagttag harbors:
- the galnt7 gene encoding N-acetylgalactosaminyltransferase 7 isoform X2; amino-acid sequence: MRLKVGFLLRSLLVIGTFLGLVLLWSSLFPKPGDETPFGKLEVRDAPNLPDNNGDQFKAPMPWPHVEGVEVDLEAIRQRNEGDKPKPNPNFRAEDQQNIIQKQYVTFKPHTNIFSDPVLRRGSLGNFEPRDPEPQGVPGGPGEGSKPFVLGAEYKDAVQASIREFGFNMVASDMISLDRTIGDLRHEECKYWHYDENLLTSSVVIVFHNEGWSTLMRTVHSVIKRTPPKYLAEIVMIDDFSNKVHLKERLEEYIKQWNGLVKLFRNEKREGLIQARSIGARKASLGQVLIYLDAHCEVGINWYAPLVAPISKDRTVCTVPLIDYVDGNDYTIEPQQGGDEDGLARGAWDWSLLWKRVPLNSREKKKRKQKTEPYRSPAMAGGLFAIERDFFFELGLYDPGLQIWGGENFEISYKIWQCGGQLLFTPCSRVGHIYRLQGWAGNPPPAHVGSSPTLKNYVRVVEVWWDEYKDYFYASRPETLTLAYGDIGPLKKFREEHRCKSFKWFMEEVAYDIPVHYPLPPKNVEWGEIRGYETNYCIDSMGHTNGGNVEIGPCHRMGGNQLFRINEANQLMQYDQCLTKGSDNSVIVTHCNLREYTEWKYFKDLHRFTHTPTGRCLDRSDVLHTVFISDCENSKSTQKWEMNNIVAV
- the galnt7 gene encoding N-acetylgalactosaminyltransferase 7 isoform X1; the protein is MRLKVGFLLRSLLVIGTFLGLVLLWSSLFPKPGDETPFGKLEVRDAPNLPDNNGDQFKAPMPWPHVEGVEVDLEAIRQRNEGDKPKPNPNFRAEDQQNIIQKQYVTFKPHTNIFSDPVLRRGSLGNFEPRDPEPQGVPGGPGEGSKPFVLGAEYKDAVQASIREFGFNMVASDMISLDRTIGDLRHEECKYWHYDENLLTSSVVIVFHNEGWSTLMRTVHSVIKRTPPKYLAEIVMIDDFSNKVHLKERLEEYIKQWNGLVKLFRNEKREGLIQARSIGARKASLGQVLIYLDAHCEVGINWYAPLVAPISKDRTVCTVPLIDSINGQTYSIEAQGGGDEDGFARGAWDWSMLWKRVPLGSREKDMRLTKTEPYRSPAMAGGLFAIERDFFFELGLYDPGLQIWGGENFEISYKIWQCGGQLLFTPCSRVGHIYRLQGWAGNPPPAHVGSSPTLKNYVRVVEVWWDEYKDYFYASRPETLTLAYGDIGPLKKFREEHRCKSFKWFMEEVAYDIPVHYPLPPKNVEWGEIRGYETNYCIDSMGHTNGGNVEIGPCHRMGGNQLFRINEANQLMQYDQCLTKGSDNSVIVTHCNLREYTEWKYFKDLHRFTHTPTGRCLDRSDVLHTVFISDCENSKSTQKWEMNNIVAV